The genomic DNA CGCGATGGAAGGCACATTATTCGGCATAAATTCGATAGCATTTTCACTCGCATCATACAAAGATAATGATTTTTCAGCCGCGTCTGAAATTTCAGCGTCTATCGCGAAAAGCGTTATTAACAAAAAATTTCCTTTAAACACGTTTCTTAATGTTAATATACCGGGTGTAAGTTTGGGACGTATAAGGGGAATAAAAATAACCCATCAGGGGGACCGTATTTACCAGGATTATGTCAGGAATGAGACAGGGAAAAACGGGAAAAATTATTACTGGATTGAAAGTAATGAACCATACGGCGAATATGACAATGGGAGCGATTTGCAGGCCGTAAAAGACGGGTTTATATCAATAACCCCGCTGCAGCTTGATATGACTAATTATCACGGGATAAGGCAGGTTTCTTCGTGGCTGGAAAAAATAAATTTGTGTAAATTGTAACGGATGGACCGTTACCACCCACGATTTATGGTTTACGGATAAAATATGGATTATTCGGAAAATCGGAAGCTTATGGTTGAAGCGCAGATAGAGAGGCGCGGGATAAAAAATGAGCGGGTTTTAACAGTAATGAGGGAATTACCGCGGCATTTATTTGTTGAGGAAAGGTATCATGACTCGGCTTATGCCGATCATCCCCTGCCTATAGGGGACGGCCAGACAATTTCACAGCCGTATATTGTGGCTTTGATGACTGAAAAATTAAACCTTTCAGGAAATGAAAAAGTTTTGGAAATCGGAACGGGGTCCGGTTACCAGACAGCAGTGCTCGCGAAATTGTCAAGGGAGATTTACACTATTGAAAGGTTCAGCAGTTTATCTTTTAATGCCCGGAATGTCCTTGCTGGTTTAGGTTTTAATAATATCGTTTTTAAAACGGGCGACGGCAGTTTAGGATGGAAAGAATTTTCGCCTTTTGACAGGATTCTTGTGACTGCCGCGGCGCCGGAAATACCCGCGGCACTTTTTGAGCAATTAAAAGACAACGGGCAGATGGTTGTTCCTGTCGGGCCCAGATTTTCCCAGGTTCTTACCCTGGTAATAAAGGACAAAAACGGGAATATGGTTAAAGAAGAAATATGCGGCTGTGTTTTTGTCCCGTTAGTCGGGATTTGCGGCTGGAAAGGCAATTTTGATGATTGAAGGAATTTCGCCGGAAATAAAAATTTTTTTAATGTCAATGGTCCCGGTAATTGAAGCGCGCGGGGCGATACCTGTAGCCATCCAAATTTACGGGATGCACTGGTTTAAAGCGTTTATATTGTCAGTCGCGGGAAATGTAATTCCTGTTGCGCCAATACTTTTAATACTGGGTTATTTTTTAAAATTTTTAACGCGGACCGCGTTTTATAACAAAATTTCCACCGGTCTTGCTGAATATA from bacterium includes the following:
- a CDS encoding protein-L-isoaspartate(D-aspartate) O-methyltransferase; the protein is MDYSENRKLMVEAQIERRGIKNERVLTVMRELPRHLFVEERYHDSAYADHPLPIGDGQTISQPYIVALMTEKLNLSGNEKVLEIGTGSGYQTAVLAKLSREIYTIERFSSLSFNARNVLAGLGFNNIVFKTGDGSLGWKEFSPFDRILVTAAAPEIPAALFEQLKDNGQMVVPVGPRFSQVLTLVIKDKNGNMVKEEICGCVFVPLVGICGWKGNFDD
- the surE gene encoding 5'/3'-nucleotidase SurE, with the translated sequence MKKKIILVTNDDGINSDGIKSLAQAMRNIGVVYIVAPDSEQSGVSHSLSLRKPIKIEKTGIRSYQVAGTPTDCVLIAIKKILPSLPSLVVSGINKGPNLGDDVTYSGTVSAAMEGTLFGINSIAFSLASYKDNDFSAASEISASIAKSVINKKFPLNTFLNVNIPGVSLGRIRGIKITHQGDRIYQDYVRNETGKNGKNYYWIESNEPYGEYDNGSDLQAVKDGFISITPLQLDMTNYHGIRQVSSWLEKINLCKL